The following DNA comes from Musa acuminata AAA Group cultivar baxijiao chromosome BXJ1-4, Cavendish_Baxijiao_AAA, whole genome shotgun sequence.
AAACAGTCAGAGAGGACATTTTCTGGCTGAGTGTGTTTCTGTATCTAGTGAGTAGTTAGAGGATGTCCTATCAGCACATAGATGGTCTTCTAGTGATAGTGAATTCCAGAGGACAGAATTAGTGTCTTAGGCACTTTGAGTCCTAACAagtaaataatttaatttcaaGGGGTACTCAGTCATGAATCATGGCATTGCCACATTTTGGATAACATAATGTATTCATACTTCATAGTCCCAAGTCATAACATTTATAgaataaactattaaccattatgTATTGTGTTACTAGTCACGAATCATGTCATACTAGGATAGATATTTTCATCCTTGAATATACTTTGTTACAAAAGAATTTCTATAATGTTATTAAGCAACATACTTGTGCTTACATGCTTCTGACCTGTCATCTCATGTCCCTTGTAGCTGAGTTGAAGAAGAAGGATAAACTGAAGAGGCCAAGTATCAAATCACTCTTTGGTAATCCTATTTTCCCTCGAAAAGGATTATGGCTCTCATGCTTGTTGCTTGTTTAGAGAATAAAATTTCACTTCTTATTTGACACTCTTTTTAAAATGCTATTTCTGTATTCTAGTAAAATGCTCTGTGACTAGAACTTTGGCCACCATCTGCCACATCATACACTATAGCTTGTTTCATGGTTACATATCCATTGCTAACATTTAGATAAATATCTATCCAGCtttatttttttaagtataaGATGATGAAACATGAAAGAAACATTAAATGCTAGGAGAAACAGCctatatttgaaaattttgaagttcaCTTCTTACATTTTAACGTAATGGTTTTCTGCAGCTTTTTCCTGTGAACAAGCATTCTCACACAAGACATTAAGACAAATGATCAATAATTTATTACTTCTTAACATATTTTCTGGCATTTAGATAATAATCCCAGGATGTTTAAATACCATAAGCAATAATTTTGGAATATATGAATGTGCATAAGGCTTCTCAtcttttaaatgaaacccttcttAGGGTCAATATTCTGAATATTCATAAAGAAACCTCTTGCTTGTTATATCCCAAAGGACAAACCGTGACAGAGTCCAATTTTACAGTTTAGATGCCAAAGAATCTGAAGTTTTGATATCAGTGACCATGTTAGTGAACCTTCACTGTAGATCGAAGTGCCCCTAGACTTCCATATCATTTTCTTAAATGTCTGACACTTTGTCTATGATGAGTCTGTGGCTTATGATTTCCCATCACATCTTTATACAGGAAAAAGTGTATAGGGAataatcaagtctaaaattcaactcTAAGACCTACCATGTATTTTAATTTTTACACACATAAGCCATTGACAAATATTATAAAGAAATGTTTATATTGGTCAATATGTAATGATTGGAGAGGCACAATGATATATAAACAATCTTGCTATCTCAATGCTCGGAAGTAATGATTTTGGTCCATTCATTGAATCTATCATCACATTGTATTAAATAGTTCACAAACAGGGCTTAAATACTTAGGAACTAAAACTGCTTTAAATTGTAGCAAATATTATTTTCCTTGTAGGAGGTTCCTGTCTGATTATGTGCTACATATTAACTTACAAATTAGGAACTTTATGTATTTAGTTAGAGGCAGGGAGTAATTTGCTGCTGGCACCTCACATTTTATTGTACGTATTTAAGAATCCTCAGAGACAGAAGACCAGTCTGATGAAGCTATTCAAGGGACCTTCATAAACTCCTGCCAATTAGAAGTCTCAAAAAGCCAGGGCTCATCTTCTCCATGAACGCCATTGATTAATATCAGCAATTACGGAGGCTCATCTTTTCGACAAATCACATTGGTCACCAAAGGgtgttggtccaaataggtctctGGTGCAGCATCTAATCAATCAGGCAAAATTGCAAGCAATCAGCAAGACCCGAGGGCAGAAGCAGCAATACTTGGAAGTGACAGTGGGAATCCTACTGCTCCAACGAGAGAGTTCCTTTTTCTTGTAAAGATTTGCTTTCATTTGTCTATCATTCGGTTCGGCTGTTTCTTTTTGTAttttatgatgattttgtattgtatGTGTGAAAAATTGTACAGAGCTTCTTGTTGAGTTTTGGGGGAGCTGCTCACTAGTGATTTTGGATGTTCCCTTTGGGTTAGAAGTATGATGTGAGGATTGACTGAGATTGACATATTAATTTTGTTTGATCCTTCGGGGAccagatatgtcacacatattgtTCTGATGATCCACTAAATTTGTGCCTAAATCTAGCTAGCTAGATTGAGGTGTGACTCATTATGTGGCCACATTGCATCAACTGAGGGACAGACATACAAAGCTTTAGATATAATCAAGATCAGTCGCTATTTCCTGCTGATGCTTTGGTAGTTCCATATGTGACGTACTTAGGTCCATTGGCTGTAGAGAGAATTAGGGTTTCAATGAGAATTTTGACACCCATCATCACACACATCTAGGAATTTACAGAAGATGAGTAGAAATATTTGCCCCTGTGGATTGACATGAGCTAATACAAGTTCAGAAATTTACTGCAATAGATTCGTGATTTACCCTTACAATTAGATTTTTTGTTTTCCTTAATCAGCGTGAGATTATCTTAGCAAACCTTGGAGTTGAGAATCCTAATGCTATTAGGAAGATGGATACTTTAGGAGTCTCTGATAAATTTTATTGCATGATCTTTAGATAATGACTTTGGATTTTGAGCTAGAATGATGATTCTCTTGGTAAatcaattattataaaaataaaaaaatataaaacgaTCTCTCAAGTATGTTTTTacaatgattaaaataatattttttatttgaaaagaACTAAATAAATAGTTATGACTTTAGAAGCTTGGGAACAAATTTTGTAATAATCTAGAGGTACTTTACTTAGTTTTTGGGGTTTGAAGTTATTCCTTATATATTTTTCTAATCGacatgcatcataaattttatttttaataactttaattttagatattttttatacaaatTCTTTAGTtctaatttatgaaattaattttatactAACATGTCCTAGTCTCTTATGCCAAAATTatacatcatcattcaaaactgaaaaataagTTACATtaagaaaatcatcaagatcaatagtataaatatTATCACTTCTTAAAATTATCATAGATTTACTCTTACTTGATATTTCTATGATGGAAGCATGAAAttcaaatttaatatcatatttcttATCATAAAGTTGACTAATGCTTATTAAGTTATATTTCAAGCCATCTACCAAAAGCACATTTTTAGTTAAGATTTGATTTATTATCAATATTTTCAAtgtcaataattttttctttattattgttgttgtctccaaatgtaATATATCTTCTATCTTGACTAGTGAGATTGGAAAGTTTATAGGATTTGTGACctaaagattaatcttagattcttttatttTACTTGTGCTTTCGTAAGTGACTTCAAGTATGTGTCGTATATCATGTGTAATGTCATAAGTAGAAACTCAATTAAACCCATTTTTCtctaaagtacaaaataaagtattcatagttttagcatttaaagaaaatattctcttttaaaaaatattccattgatttagaagatttttaaaaatcaaacttaataatattttataaattaaaattaatagaaagtaagaaaatcctTATTCATGTTTTTCAAAGTGTAATCCATTCCATCGAATATCGGAAGAGTTGTGATAGAGTATTGCTTGAAAATATCATTTACTCTCTCTCGAAAGTTAATCTAAATAAGAGAATCTTACTTTGATACCAATCGTTAAGAACTTAATGACATTGGCgggttgtgaattagtgcaatagtatttttaatcgattttaaaacTCAATCAATAAATCAATATATTATGAAAACTCGACAGATTAAGTTAAAGTTGTAACTAAAGAGAATAAAACTAAACCACATGTAAAGAGTAAATAAATTGAGGCATAGTAGTTCAATTTTTTCAACCTATGtctactctcaattcctcttctctCGAGATTATCAGTTTTCACTATCAATCATCTTTCTAACAAACGAAGATCAATTAtccttattataattttttttctttttcatgcttAGGAGGTAACTTTTATACTATCTTTTTATAAGAGATATCTCACATCCTATAATTTAGAATTTCAATCAAACTAAAGAGAATGAGACTCAAACTATACATAAAATGAGAGCTTACGACACTTCACTAGCTTAGCTAAATATTCTATCAACCATGTCTAAGTGGGGTATTCATAAGTTCCCAAAGGCTTCAAGAATGAAGCCAAATATTCAAATTCTCTGAAATTAAAGGTACGGGTAGTATTACCATCGTCAATGGGTAGTATTATTATTGTAACCATGTTATAAATCTGGATTGGTGGTACTATCGTTGGCCTAGGTGATACTATAGAAATATTGATAAAGTACAAATAGTACTTGATAGTTGACTCAAGCAGTACTATCGCTTGAGCTTAGTAGTACCATCACCCAAGCCTAGTTTAGGCCATCGCTTTGGCCTTCTAACGAGCCTAATTCGGCTCGACTTCAAGCCTAATGGCTTTCTTAATAAATTGATATTGTTTTAGCCTAATACCCACTCAAATTAATTCATAATAATCTCGATCAAGACTTTTACAAATCAACCATATATTCGACACGTTTACGAAGCTTTTGACAGGTTATACACTATTCTGACATATCGTCCGATCTTCTAATACCTTACCCCAACCTTTGACACATCGCCCTTTCATTTGACATATGCTCATTCTATTGATATGTCAATTTTTCTACGACATTCTCTTCTGGTGCAATATTTGATCCTTTTAACATAATGCTCGAACCTTTAGCATATAGTTCGATTTTTGACACGTCAACCAATCCTCTGATTCAATATCtaatttttgacatgataatttTTCAACATAACGTTCTACTCTCTTACTTAATAGTTGGCTTTTCGTGGTATGtgtgatcaaaatattttctttgtcaCTTATCTTAAAAGTATATCAGTTTAATAAACTCATCAGttagttttatcattaaaattcaagattcacCTCAACCTTACTCTATCTAATAATGAAAGGAATCTAACCAAGTGATATTCTAGAACATGTTAATAACATGCCACGTCAATTATCAAAGAATACCAAATTAGTTAGGCATttagatattataatttaaatcgatggttataaaatttaatattatatggaACGatcttttaaatatatttttatttgaaacAAGCTAAATAAACATTTACGAGCATGCTTGTAAGCACATAGTAACTTGACCGTCAGAAACATTTTTACCATGAGATAGACATAAATGTCCGCCAATACCAAGAATGTCATTACTAAACAGGGGAGATCGGAAAACCTTTATGTGAGCGAGCACAATATTTGGATTCATTTTTATAACAGCAACGTCGTTTAATGTTGGTTCTTGTGCTAACAAGAGAAagtttacatacatatatatatatatatatatatatatatatatatatatatttgaaaaggAAGTAAGCTTAGTTGGAAAGCGATCAACAATAGCATCATGTACATTGCAACATAAAGGAGATATAGTTTATGAGTAATGTTAAAGAAAGGTAACGTAGGTGATGTTAATCACTGAGAATTACTTTAAAACAGAAGTTATATTAAAGAAAATAGCTTCTAATAACCAAAGGAACAACATACGTCAAACGTTGTATCTTGGAGATGGACCCTCTTGAGAACTTCCAAACCGTAAACGGAGTGGATGCTCTACATCGACCAACATTGATTTCCAAGGAAGAATTGTCACCTCTAATAATGAATCCTGATCACAATCAAGATAAGAAGGTTACATGAAGAAGAAAGTGATCGTCCGTAAAGACGATAGTTTTACGACCTAAGACCTTGCAGTTGATCTGACGGTTAATCAAtggtttttcttcttgaaaattaaaaagcatagtaattttaATCAAATAAATCTGTATTCACATTTATGATATGTTTTGCGTTCATCCGCCAATGCACACAGATAAACGAAAAAAAGCAAGATATGTTAGTGACCAGAATATGTTCTATATGTATAGCAGTATATCATAAACGGGCATAAATGTATAAGTTTACATGTATAAGGAAAATTGTCAATTTGAGCAACAAATTCTATTTTATATGATTTGTCAATGCTGATCAATGTCTCTACCATTGTATATGTCATAAGAGCATATGTTATTTCTTTTTTAGTTGTTGTTTTACTGAAAGGAGAATAACTTTTcagtattttttataaataataaatgatgaaGACCAAATTTGATTATAATACTTTACCAACGGTCAAGATAGACATCGACTAAGCCATAACAGAGAGTCCAAGCGAAGCATCAATTATGTCGaagaatcagtgatttaaaaagcgctaaacgccaaggtccaaaaacacctgaggcgctaggcgctcgcccgagcgaagcgaggcgctaaaatataaaaatataaaatataattaataaatataattatttaaaattttaaataaaaatataaaaatataattaataaatataatcacattaacagtataaacctgctgacggagaaacgaggaagcagcggtgagcggcggtggcagcagcaacggcgagcggcggcagcagcggcggcgagcggcggcagcagcggcggcgagcgacggcagcgggaaagggaaagggagcggaaggcgcgagcagcgggaaggctcgcgggagggttcgcaggaggcgagagggctcgcgggaggcgcgagcagcgggagggctcgcaggagacgcgagcagcgggagagctcgcaggaggcgcgagcagcgagagggctcgcgggaggcgcgagcaacggcagcaagcgacgagatcgcgatcgggatcgggatcgggatcgagagctgtagcaggttagtgttgggttagggttagggttggggttatatcggtttagttggttcgattgaaccaactaacaaccgaaccaggaccgaaccagacctaaaattctggtttggtcaccttggtttacccaggcgcttgcccgaagcgcccagcgcctgggctcgggcgagcgcccaggcggcgcctgtttgaagcgcgccacctgggacattagcgaggtgctcgggtctcgcctcgcctcgcccgagcgcctaggcgagcgcccgagcgccttttacaATCACTGCCAAGAATATTCTACAACAAAGATGATTATGAAATTAGTGTCACCAAAATGATGAGGCAAACCCCAAATCAACACAAAAGTAAGGTTACTAAGATTGACACCATATCCCATTTAGAATTGAGCTAAATTGAAACTAACACATATTTTAAATGTAAAAACAACTCGAAAAATATGATATTGTTGTGTTGTCGATGCTACCATCATTACTCGGTCATTTTGCCTCCATTCTTTACGATGATCACCACCCATCTCATCCCCATTGTTGTTGATGCCATCACTCACCACCATCACCCTTATTACCACCACAATCATCACACGGCTACCACACAGTTACCATCATTACCACAATCATCTTGTAGCCACTACCACAACTATATCATAATATCACCATCATTGCAATCGATATCATCTTTAGTGTATCAATACCATTGTTATCACCACTAACACCGCAACAACCTCTACCATCAAACACATCATTACTACCATTGTCATCATCTCATTTTGCCATCGTCACCACTCCCACCATCACCACAAATTGAGGAGATGAAAATGAATGAAGATAAAGTTTTCAAGTAAAAAATCTACTTAATTAAGATATACATACTCTTAATCTCTTCTTGGATTTCCATGTATCAAGGTGCtccataataaaattatttcacttgaaaaTGAGGAGTCATGAAATTTTCATGAGGCTCCTGCTGCTAATGgagttttcagaaaaaaaatcccATAAGCTGAGTGGTTTTTTCAAAACTCCAACACTGAATTTTCAGGTTTGGCAATGTCACCCTCTAAAAATCACGTGAAACTTAGCTCCCTCGTATCATAGGTGATGTCTTGACAAACCATTTGACTCAGAATTTGGTCCCGATGGCTGCTTAACAGAACACATTTAACTGGACTTCCTCATATTGCTTTGTAACCATATTCTCCATGGCTCTTTCTAATTCAAGGCAGAACCACATATATGGACCTCGGTGAACTACAAGGCAAATGATAAAGGGATTTTATCCAAAAACTTCACCAAGAGAAAGTGAATCAACATAATAATCTTCTTTCATTTCTGCAGTCAAATGCTTCAGAGTGCCACAGATTTCGATAGCATCTGAATGCAATTTGTCTCCTGCAACAAATGAGACAGTTTCTTTTCCAACAGTAATCCAACTAAATCCAGGTAActtcctcactcctctttctcgcATTGCTTTTCTCATCATCTTAGCCCTGCTCCAATCACCAGATGCAGAATATATATTAGAGAGTAATATATAAGGAGAAGAGTTTAGCGGATCCAATTCAATGAGTTTATCTGCTGCTCGCTTCGCCCTTGTTTCATCACCATGCATTCTGCAGGCTGCAAGCAGTGTAGCCCAGATCACACCATCGGGTTCAAATGGTAGTTCATCGATGAGTTCCTCAGCCTCGTTAAGATAACCACTGCGGCCAAGGAGATCAATCATGCAAGCATGGTGATCAACTCTTGGAGTAATTCCATACTTTGTAGTCATTGAACCAAAGATACTATGGCCTTTGGAGACCAGGCCTGCATGACTACATGCCGTAAGGACACCAAGAAATGTGATGTCATCAGGCTTTATTTGTAATTGCTCCATTTGCTGAAAGAGCTCAAGAGCTTCTTCAGCATACCCATTTTTCGCAAAACTGACTATCATAGAATTCCATGAGATGATGTCTTCTTTGTTCCCTAACTCCTGGAACACTTGAAGAGAAGCTCCCACTTCACCGCATTTGGAATACATGTCTATAAGACCACTAGTTGTGTGTTCATAGGAACCAAAGCCAGTTCGGATGATGAGGCTGTGGACCATTTTACCATTTCTTAAAGCAGCCAAGTCAGCACAAGCTTTCAAAACACTGGCCAAGGTGGATTCATCTGACTTGACATTGTAACTACGCATATCATGAAAGAGAAGCAACGCATCATCACTGTAACCAATTTGTGCATGTCCTGAAATGATTGCTGTCCATAATACCATGCTCTTTCTTTCAGGCATCTCCCAGAAGAGCTTTTTGCCATCTTCGATTTCTTTGGAGTTCAGATACATGTCTAAAAGTGAGGTTCCTAAATATGAACTATCATATAGAAGGCCAGACTTGAGTAAGTGGCCATGCACTTGTTTCCCCATGATTAATCTTGAAGGCTGAGAACAAGCAGGAAGGATGCTTGAAAATGTGAACTCAGAAGGCTCCAAGTTTTCAACCTGCATTTTCCTAAACATCTCTAACGCTTCCTCCTCATTGTTGTTTTGAACAAGACCAGCAATCAGCGCATTTGTTGAGACTACACTCCTTTCATGCATCTGTCTGTAGACTCTCTTGGCAGCTTCAATTTCTCCATGTTTTGAATAGAAGTCAACAAGCGAGCTTGCCACATAAAGATTTGAACTGAAACTAGATTTGATAGAACAGCAATGAatctgctttcctttctcaaaagcTTGTAGATTAGAGCAAGCACTTATAACACTAGCAAAGGATATCTCATCAGGCTGCACCTCATCCATCAACATCCTATGAAACAGACTGAACGCATCACTCTCTTCTTCATTATGCACAAGCCCAACTATGATTGCATTCCATGAAACGATGTCTCTGTTAGGTATACATTCAAATTGCCTTCTTGCATCACTGAGCTCTCCACATTTAGCATACATATCTAAAATTGCATTCCCTACAAACAAACTGGCCACAAACTTATTCTTGACTGTAAAAGAATGTAACTGCCTACCCAAGTTAAGATTCTCCAAGCTAGCACAGGCACCAAAAACACTAACAAAAGTGAACTCATCAGATTCAAAATCAAGCATTTTCATCTCAGAAAACAAGAGCATGACTTCTTCTGCATACCCATTCTGTATGTATCCACCGAGCATTGCATTCCACATAACGATGTTCTTTGCATCCAAGAAATCAAACACTTTCCTTGCATCTTCTATTTGAATACATTTAGCATATAGGTTCACCAAAGAACTCCCGACGAAAACATTTGAATCCAGACCAAACCTAATTGCCTCAGAATGCACTTGCTGGCCTTCAGTTAGGGCCATGAGGttggcagcagcactcaacacacTTCCTATCGTCGAGCGAGTGGGCTCAACATCCCTTCCTCTCATTTCTTTGAAAAAACTAAGAGCTTCAACCTCATGCCCATGTTGAGCATGACCGGAGATCATCACATTCCAAGCTACAGTGTTTGGCAAAGGCATCTGCCAGAATAAGGCTTGTGCATCGTTGAGCCTTCCCAAACTCAAAAGTGCAGTTATAGTGGTCACAAGTGCAACCTGGTCAGGTACACCCCCCATCTTCTCCATTTTCGCAAACAGTTCCACCGCTTCATAGCACATACCAATCCGAGCATAGCCGGCAATCATATTAGTCCAGGAAACGATGTCAGGGTTATTGATTCCATCGAAAACTTTGCGTGCATCAGCAACGCAGTCGCATTTCGAGTACATATCAATCAAAGACCCCTCGCAGAAAGAACTGGACTCAAACCCCGTCCTGACAACATCACAGTGCACCTGTTGGCCGAAAAAAAGACCCGTTAACCGGGCGCAAGCCGAGAGCGCGATTGCAAAGCCAAACTGGTCCGGCTGCGCGCCGGCGAGTCGCATCGAACGGAACGAGTGCAAAACCTCGTCCGGCAGCCCATGGCGCGAGTGGGCAGAGAGGACCGAGTTCCATGCGGCCGCGTCCCGCGCCTCGAGGCGGTCGAAGACCCTTCGGGAGTAGCAGACGTGGCCGCACTTGGAGTAGGCATCTACGAGGGCGTTACCGACGGCTCCGGACAGCCGGAGTTCGAGCTTGAGGACCCGCGCGTGCAAGGTCTTGCAGCTCTTTGAGAATCGATCTCTAAGGGGGGTTTCGTCGAACGGGTGATGGGAACCAAAGAGAACCGCTTGTTTGGAGAGCGATGTGAGGAGATTGGTGTAGATTTGAGGGTCGGCAAGTATCGGGCGATAAGTGGCGTTTTGCTCAAAGTTTGGAATAGTGCGAGTTGCGAAGAGGGAGGAAGCTGAGGCGTAGGGTGTGGCTTTGGCTTTGGCTTCCGGCGTTAATGAGCGTTTCAGAGCGCGTGTTGTGGGATGCATCTAACTGTGATGGTAAGCACTGTGAGAGCGTTACATAGCATTGGCTTCATATCTTCCATATGTTAGAAACATTATTAATCTACCTCTATTTAAATTTTATCTTTATTATGATGCATACTTCTCTTTATATTCCTTCAAAATAATGTTTGATTGTTGACTTCTAAATTCATcaagtataattttttaaaaatagttgGCCATTATTTTGGCaaaatatatgattaaaaatattCCACAAACATAA
Coding sequences within:
- the LOC135663099 gene encoding pentatricopeptide repeat-containing protein At3g09040, mitochondrial-like, whose product is MHPTTRALKRSLTPEAKAKATPYASASSLFATRTIPNFEQNATYRPILADPQIYTNLLTSLSKQAVLFGSHHPFDETPLRDRFSKSCKTLHARVLKLELRLSGAVGNALVDAYSKCGHVCYSRRVFDRLEARDAAAWNSVLSAHSRHGLPDEVLHSFRSMRLAGAQPDQFGFAIALSACARLTGLFFGQQVHCDVVRTGFESSSFCEGSLIDMYSKCDCVADARKVFDGINNPDIVSWTNMIAGYARIGMCYEAVELFAKMEKMGGVPDQVALVTTITALLSLGRLNDAQALFWQMPLPNTVAWNVMISGHAQHGHEVEALSFFKEMRGRDVEPTRSTIGSVLSAAANLMALTEGQQVHSEAIRFGLDSNVFVGSSLVNLYAKCIQIEDARKVFDFLDAKNIVMWNAMLGGYIQNGYAEEVMLLFSEMKMLDFESDEFTFVSVFGACASLENLNLGRQLHSFTVKNKFVASLFVGNAILDMYAKCGELSDARRQFECIPNRDIVSWNAIIVGLVHNEEESDAFSLFHRMLMDEVQPDEISFASVISACSNLQAFEKGKQIHCCSIKSSFSSNLYVASSLVDFYSKHGEIEAAKRVYRQMHERSVVSTNALIAGLVQNNNEEEALEMFRKMQVENLEPSEFTFSSILPACSQPSRLIMGKQVHGHLLKSGLLYDSSYLGTSLLDMYLNSKEIEDGKKLFWEMPERKSMVLWTAIISGHAQIGYSDDALLLFHDMRSYNVKSDESTLASVLKACADLAALRNGKMVHSLIIRTGFGSYEHTTSGLIDMYSKCGEVGASLQVFQELGNKEDIISWNSMIVSFAKNGYAEEALELFQQMEQLQIKPDDITFLGVLTACSHAGLVSKGHSIFGSMTTKYGITPRVDHHACMIDLLGRSGYLNEAEELIDELPFEPDGVIWATLLAACRMHGDETRAKRAADKLIELDPLNSSPYILLSNIYSASGDWSRAKMMRKAMRERGVRKLPGFSWITVGKETVSFVAGDKLHSDAIEICGTLKHLTAEMKEDYYVDSLSLGEVFG